In Deinococcus proteolyticus MRP, a single genomic region encodes these proteins:
- a CDS encoding MotA/TolQ/ExbB proton channel family protein — MTILQLIQAAGPVFYVIVALSVYVLFLTFARAQTLARLGQDPTALIERARATTAESGPAAALAELDYAGHGSPAANVMRAGLSRAERGPQAAEAAMNSALLAEDSRIYAGLNALGTAAQIAPLLGLLGTVIGMVRSFLVFSAASNPTPAELGQGISEALINTAGGLVVAILAYLARNALRAQADRIATAAERVREEVPSWLTRTPAPVPATPRPAHTEPDTVYVPLTGAEGAVR; from the coding sequence GTGACTATCTTGCAGCTGATTCAGGCGGCCGGGCCCGTCTTTTACGTCATCGTCGCCCTTTCGGTCTATGTGCTGTTTCTGACCTTCGCGCGGGCGCAGACACTGGCCCGGCTGGGGCAGGACCCCACTGCCCTGATTGAGCGAGCGCGGGCCACCACCGCCGAATCGGGGCCGGCCGCCGCCCTGGCCGAGCTGGACTACGCCGGGCACGGGTCGCCGGCCGCCAACGTGATGCGGGCCGGGCTGTCGCGGGCCGAACGCGGACCGCAGGCCGCCGAGGCCGCCATGAACTCGGCGCTGCTGGCCGAGGACAGCCGCATCTACGCCGGCCTGAACGCCCTGGGCACCGCCGCACAGATTGCGCCGCTGCTGGGACTGCTGGGCACGGTGATCGGGATGGTGCGGTCCTTTTTGGTGTTCTCGGCAGCGTCCAACCCCACCCCGGCCGAACTGGGCCAGGGCATCAGCGAAGCGCTGATCAACACGGCGGGCGGTCTGGTGGTGGCCATTCTCGCCTATCTGGCCCGCAACGCCCTGCGTGCCCAGGCGGACCGGATTGCGACCGCTGCCGAGCGGGTGCGCGAGGAAGTGCCCAGCTGGCTGACCCGGACCCCTGCACCTGTGCCGGCCACCCCGCGCCCCGCCCACACCGAGCCCGACACGGTCTACGTGCCGCTGACGGGGGCCGAAGGGGCCGTGCGGTGA
- a CDS encoding NAD(P)H-hydrate dehydratase, producing MTEHVFTAAGIRALDVRLDAAGLLELAMEEAGRASAAALLDLAAGRPGPLALLAGGGANGGDALVAARHLHAAGREVQVLAAPGTHPLTQRNRERLAAVGVEVQRLSAAAVRALPPVAAWADGLLGTGVSGELRGELAGAVQALNARAGQGSGEPVLALDLPSGLPADRASAPPLTVQATRTLALSGYKPAHLFGEAAERCGPVALARLAVPPAWADAEAKATRPSDTELGAWLPRRTASTHKGTAGRVWVVGGSAGMEGAPAMAGVGALRAGAGLVTLHSEAELPLPMPELMRTRHADLGAWLAREQPRPDALALALGMGLGPQAPALARVALSWNIPTVLDADALQPELSGLGHSRCLWTPHPGEAARLLECTVAEVTADPLSAAATLQQRYGGVVVLKGGPSVVAWAGGLSVSRGGHPGMASAGMGDTLAGILAALLAAGMDSRQAAQAGVRLHARAGERAAQRFGYGLSASDVAAELGGAWADLSGPV from the coding sequence ATGACCGAACACGTCTTTACGGCCGCCGGCATCCGGGCGCTGGACGTCCGCCTGGACGCGGCGGGGCTGCTGGAGCTGGCGATGGAGGAAGCGGGCCGGGCGTCGGCGGCCGCCCTGCTGGACCTGGCGGCGGGGCGCCCGGGACCGCTGGCGCTGCTGGCCGGCGGCGGAGCCAACGGGGGAGACGCGTTGGTGGCTGCCCGGCATCTGCATGCGGCAGGCCGGGAGGTGCAGGTGCTGGCCGCGCCGGGCACACACCCGCTGACGCAGCGGAACCGCGAGCGGCTGGCTGCCGTGGGTGTGGAGGTGCAGCGGCTGAGCGCCGCAGCGGTCAGGGCGCTGCCCCCGGTCGCCGCCTGGGCCGACGGCCTGCTAGGCACCGGCGTCAGCGGCGAGCTGCGCGGCGAACTGGCCGGCGCCGTTCAGGCGCTGAATGCCCGCGCCGGCCAGGGCAGCGGTGAGCCGGTGCTCGCTCTTGACCTGCCCAGCGGCCTGCCTGCGGACCGGGCGTCGGCCCCGCCCCTGACCGTGCAGGCCACCCGCACGCTGGCCCTGAGCGGCTACAAGCCGGCCCATCTGTTCGGTGAGGCGGCGGAGCGCTGCGGCCCTGTGGCCCTGGCCCGGCTGGCCGTGCCGCCTGCCTGGGCCGACGCCGAGGCGAAGGCCACTCGCCCGAGTGACACCGAACTGGGGGCCTGGCTGCCCCGGCGCACTGCCAGCACCCACAAGGGCACGGCGGGCCGGGTGTGGGTTGTCGGCGGTTCGGCCGGCATGGAGGGCGCCCCGGCGATGGCGGGCGTAGGAGCGCTGCGTGCGGGCGCCGGGCTGGTCACACTGCACTCGGAAGCGGAGTTGCCGCTGCCCATGCCCGAGCTGATGCGTACCCGTCACGCCGACCTGGGGGCCTGGCTGGCCCGCGAGCAGCCGCGTCCGGACGCCCTGGCCCTGGCCCTGGGCATGGGCCTGGGACCACAGGCGCCGGCTTTGGCCCGCGTGGCGCTGTCCTGGAATATTCCCACCGTGTTGGACGCCGACGCCCTGCAACCCGAGCTGAGCGGCCTGGGCCACAGCCGCTGCCTCTGGACCCCGCACCCCGGCGAGGCGGCGCGGCTGCTGGAATGCACGGTGGCCGAAGTCACCGCTGACCCGCTGAGCGCGGCCGCAACGTTGCAGCAGCGCTACGGCGGCGTAGTGGTGCTTAAAGGTGGCCCCAGCGTGGTGGCCTGGGCGGGTGGCCTGAGCGTGTCGCGGGGCGGGCACCCCGGCATGGCGAGTGCCGGAATGGGCGACACGCTGGCCGGCATCCTGGCGGCGTTGCTGGCCGCTGGCATGGACTCCCGGCAGGCCGCACAGGCCGGCGTGCGTCTGCACGCCCGCGCCGGTGAACGGGCTGCACAGCGCTTCGGCTACGGCCTGAGCGCCTCCGACGTGGCCGCCGAGCTGGGCGGGGCCTGGGCCGACTTGAGTGGCCCGGTCTAA
- a CDS encoding tetratricopeptide repeat protein, translating into MTSPSSSADLALTPTLGGDLLEQALLQARADGDMEGAAVLDTWLELRNLLRSKRPEQALTALEGWLTDLELPEGAPPPAAVPQYLPHTAAGVQAVLRDPQLPAHLRALGTLKRWQTPAEAEAALTGALAHPLTRAEALNLLGVLAAETGDAGRAAQAFAQALAADPGHYRALTNRAGLAAERGDDASAEADLRRALELNPDHHAAHQNLAVVLRRQGKRGEAVRALRRAQRLDYRQSGKRSSDQARRELAGLPRIPRAAWLALGLLLFFGWLWFSGGVQPA; encoded by the coding sequence GTGACCTCCCCGTCCTCTTCTGCCGACCTGGCCCTCACGCCGACCCTGGGCGGTGACCTGCTGGAACAGGCGCTGCTGCAGGCCCGCGCCGACGGGGACATGGAGGGGGCCGCCGTGCTGGACACCTGGCTGGAGCTGCGGAACCTGCTGCGCAGCAAACGCCCGGAGCAGGCCCTGACCGCGCTGGAGGGCTGGCTGACCGACCTGGAGTTGCCGGAGGGCGCGCCGCCCCCCGCTGCCGTGCCCCAGTACCTGCCCCACACGGCCGCCGGAGTCCAAGCCGTTCTCCGTGACCCCCAATTGCCGGCCCACCTGCGGGCGCTGGGAACGCTCAAGCGCTGGCAGACTCCAGCCGAGGCCGAAGCGGCGCTGACCGGGGCGCTGGCCCACCCGCTCACCCGCGCTGAGGCCCTGAACCTGCTGGGCGTGCTGGCCGCCGAGACGGGCGACGCCGGGCGGGCCGCGCAGGCGTTCGCCCAGGCGCTGGCCGCCGACCCTGGCCACTACCGCGCCCTGACCAACCGTGCCGGGCTGGCGGCCGAGCGCGGCGACGACGCCAGCGCCGAAGCCGACCTGCGCCGTGCCCTGGAACTGAACCCGGACCACCACGCCGCCCATCAGAATCTGGCGGTGGTGTTGCGCCGCCAGGGCAAGCGCGGCGAGGCGGTGCGGGCACTCCGGCGGGCGCAGCGACTGGATTACCGCCAGTCGGGCAAGCGCAGCAGTGACCAGGCCCGCCGTGAACTGGCAGGCCTGCCCCGCATACCGCGTGCCGCGTGGCTGGCACTGGGCCTGCTGCTGTTTTTCGGCTGGCTGTGGTTCTCGGGTGGTGTGCAGCCAGCCTGA
- a CDS encoding DUF4388 domain-containing protein: MRKDRGNPVGGEQLGLRAALWQVPLTAVLELVHATQRTGLLRAEAELDGGTLPLEIQFVRGEVTAAAILDWQGLEALYSFPQATPAGWAEFWQAPAQPAPPLAPFQNLLAEWARLSDEWPRCCEQIRSPSQRFYGEAAPFNRPGGASARWVAAASGQPLHEVCTQLAALQQAGFIQPIQGSFEWDTLVVPACQDSQALRRSPVLRLLDGRKSLHRLLERGLSPDELRSELLSHLGSSAPFPGSGRALRDWLWEQGHAERDLLLT; encoded by the coding sequence ATGAGGAAGGACAGGGGGAATCCGGTGGGCGGCGAGCAGCTGGGACTGCGGGCCGCGCTGTGGCAGGTGCCGCTGACTGCAGTGCTGGAACTGGTCCACGCCACCCAGCGGACCGGCCTGCTGCGTGCGGAAGCCGAGCTGGATGGCGGCACTCTGCCGCTGGAAATCCAGTTCGTGCGCGGTGAGGTGACCGCCGCCGCCATCCTGGACTGGCAGGGCTTGGAGGCGCTGTACAGCTTTCCGCAGGCCACGCCGGCAGGCTGGGCCGAGTTCTGGCAGGCTCCGGCCCAACCTGCGCCGCCGCTGGCCCCCTTCCAGAATCTGCTGGCCGAATGGGCCCGCCTCAGCGACGAGTGGCCGCGTTGCTGCGAGCAGATTCGGAGCCCGTCACAGCGCTTTTACGGCGAGGCGGCGCCGTTCAACCGTCCGGGCGGCGCCAGCGCTCGCTGGGTGGCTGCGGCCAGCGGGCAGCCGCTGCACGAAGTGTGTACCCAGCTGGCCGCGCTGCAGCAGGCCGGGTTTATCCAGCCTATCCAGGGTAGTTTCGAGTGGGACACCCTGGTCGTTCCCGCCTGTCAGGACTCCCAGGCCCTGCGCCGCAGTCCGGTGCTGCGCCTGCTGGACGGCCGCAAATCGCTGCACCGCCTGCTGGAACGTGGCCTGAGTCCCGACGAATTGCGGAGCGAGCTGCTCAGCCACCTGGGCTCGTCTGCGCCTTTTCCAGGCAGCGGCCGTGCCCTGCGCGACTGGCTGTGGGAGCAGGGCCATGCGGAGCGCGACCTGCTGCTGACCTAA